A stretch of Saccharothrix texasensis DNA encodes these proteins:
- a CDS encoding enoyl-CoA hydratase/isomerase family protein: MAAQQVRLERDAVGLAVLTVDAPPLNLFTAELHDLLEAAVEDLERRPARALLVRFEGKVVSGGVDVALFAAQETSARAKALLDRMLELPERVAALLFPTVFAAHGLCLTWAFEVAVACDLVLAARRATFGLVEKVVGLTPTMGGTQRLAARAGVGRAKELVMTGERYDAATLERWGVVNRVLPDEGFDDAALEFTAALAAGPTLAHAATKRVLAHFERGGVAEADEHVTTIAAGLFDSEDLRGAVRSFLTDGPGKATFSGR, encoded by the coding sequence GTGGCAGCGCAACAGGTTCGGCTGGAGCGGGACGCCGTGGGGCTCGCCGTGCTCACCGTCGACGCTCCCCCGCTGAACCTCTTCACCGCCGAGCTGCACGACCTGCTGGAGGCGGCGGTCGAGGACCTGGAGCGGCGCCCCGCGCGGGCGCTGCTGGTCCGCTTCGAGGGCAAGGTCGTCAGCGGCGGCGTCGACGTGGCCCTGTTCGCCGCGCAGGAGACCTCCGCGCGCGCCAAGGCCCTGCTCGACCGGATGCTGGAACTGCCCGAACGGGTGGCCGCGCTGCTGTTCCCGACCGTGTTCGCCGCGCACGGGCTGTGCCTGACGTGGGCGTTCGAGGTCGCGGTGGCGTGCGACCTCGTGCTGGCCGCGCGGCGGGCGACGTTCGGGTTGGTGGAGAAGGTCGTCGGGCTGACCCCGACCATGGGCGGCACGCAGCGGCTGGCCGCGCGGGCGGGCGTCGGTCGGGCCAAGGAGCTGGTGATGACCGGCGAGCGCTACGACGCGGCCACGCTGGAGCGGTGGGGCGTGGTCAACCGGGTGCTGCCGGACGAGGGCTTCGACGACGCGGCGCTGGAGTTCACCGCGGCGCTGGCGGCCGGGCCCACGCTGGCGCACGCGGCGACCAAGCGGGTGCTGGCGCACTTCGAGCGCGGCGGCGTGGCCGAGGCGGACGAGCACGTCACCACGATCGCGGCCGGGCTGTTCGACAGCGAGGACCTGCGGGGCGCGGTGCGGTCGTTCCTGACCGACGGCCCCGGCAAGGCGACGTTCAGCGGTCGTTGA
- a CDS encoding serine/threonine-protein kinase → MEPLPPNAPSRIGDYTLLAALGRGAMGSVYLARSRGGRPIAVKVSRAELADNPEFRERFRREVEMARAVGGFWTATVVDADPDADRPWMATEYIPGPSLQQAVQDHGPLPERAVRRLAGGLAEALVAIHGAGLVHRDLKPSNVLLADDGPRVIDFGIARALEHSALTEAGIVFGTPGYLSPEQVIGQKITTQSDVFALGSVLVYAATGGGPFGEGATSALVYRVVHQEPDLSRVPPGLVPLIVPCLVREPVNRPTPARLLEAIGPPSAEPSWLPARVRTMVEQRHTELGKLPAKPPTRVMVEEPPPKPPTSATPAPVRQAPTRVEPERKEVRPTGVRFKTSRAVGLSWAGAHVLASLVTLSIADPANGAPPAVRLASAIAFVAFALAGTRLLIGAARAPLTLDVGPDGITLSNGEESHRLPWYAIARVKVDAHHARPWLMVWLVAAAKTPDTLGRGSFTKHKGGLRVYPISHERYRKRRDRDVVELRSALAWYGSAAYDPR, encoded by the coding sequence GTGGAGCCACTGCCCCCGAACGCCCCGTCGCGGATCGGCGACTACACGCTGCTCGCCGCCCTCGGCCGCGGTGCGATGGGGTCGGTCTACCTGGCGCGGTCACGCGGCGGGCGGCCGATCGCGGTCAAGGTCTCGCGCGCCGAGCTGGCCGACAACCCGGAGTTCCGCGAGCGCTTCCGCCGCGAGGTCGAGATGGCCCGCGCGGTCGGCGGTTTCTGGACCGCGACCGTGGTGGACGCCGACCCCGACGCCGACCGGCCGTGGATGGCCACCGAGTACATCCCCGGCCCGAGCCTCCAGCAGGCCGTCCAGGACCACGGCCCGCTGCCCGAACGCGCGGTGCGCCGCCTCGCCGGCGGCCTGGCCGAGGCGCTGGTCGCGATCCACGGCGCGGGCCTGGTGCACCGCGACCTCAAGCCGTCCAACGTGCTGCTGGCCGACGACGGCCCCCGGGTGATCGACTTCGGCATCGCCCGCGCCCTGGAGCACTCCGCGCTCACCGAAGCGGGCATCGTGTTCGGCACCCCCGGCTACCTGTCACCCGAGCAGGTCATCGGCCAGAAGATCACCACCCAGAGCGACGTGTTCGCGCTCGGCTCGGTGCTGGTCTACGCCGCGACCGGCGGCGGGCCGTTCGGCGAGGGCGCCACCTCCGCGCTGGTCTACCGCGTGGTCCACCAGGAGCCGGACCTGTCCCGCGTGCCGCCGGGCCTGGTGCCGCTGATCGTGCCGTGCCTGGTCCGCGAGCCGGTGAACCGCCCGACGCCCGCACGGCTGCTGGAGGCGATCGGCCCGCCGTCCGCCGAACCGTCCTGGCTGCCCGCGCGGGTCCGCACCATGGTCGAGCAACGGCACACCGAGCTGGGCAAGCTGCCCGCCAAGCCGCCCACCCGGGTGATGGTGGAGGAACCGCCGCCCAAACCGCCGACGTCGGCCACCCCCGCGCCGGTGCGGCAGGCGCCGACCCGCGTCGAGCCCGAGCGCAAGGAGGTCCGCCCCACCGGCGTCCGCTTCAAGACCTCCCGCGCCGTCGGCCTGAGCTGGGCCGGCGCGCACGTGCTCGCCTCCCTGGTGACCCTCTCCATCGCCGACCCCGCCAACGGCGCGCCTCCCGCCGTGCGACTGGCCTCGGCCATCGCGTTCGTGGCGTTCGCGCTGGCCGGCACCCGCCTCCTGATCGGGGCGGCGCGCGCGCCGCTCACCCTCGACGTCGGCCCGGACGGCATCACGCTGTCCAACGGCGAGGAGTCCCACCGCCTCCCGTGGTACGCCATCGCCCGCGTCAAGGTGGACGCGCACCACGCCCGCCCGTGGCTCATGGTCTGGCTGGTCGCCGCCGCCAAGACGCCGGACACGCTGGGACGCGGCAGCTTCACCAAGCACAAGGGCGGCCTGCGCGTCTACCCGATCTCGCACGAGCGCTACCGCAAGCGCCGCGACCGCGACGTGGTCGAGCTGCGCTCCGCCCTGGCCTGGTACGGCTCCGCCGCCTACGACCCCCGGTAG
- a CDS encoding glycosyltransferase: MPLAVVVVTYHSAEVVEDCLESVAVALRSIPDSRVVVVDNASTDDTLAIVARVAPHAQVVARASNDGFAAGVNAGFAAAPDCDVLVLNPDVRLHRDAVTLLRAALALPGTGIAVPRLAGPDGAPQLSLRRAPNPVRALGEAILGGTRAGRSEALGELVVDPLRYETAGVADWATGAAWLISREAREAIGVLEERYFLYSEETEYMLRAGKRGYAIRYEPRARAVHLGGEQSTSPVLWSMATTNRVRMVRERHGRPAAFAMWWAVLLNELLRAPRGAKHRTAVRDLLRWRRWPVRPGAGGSEPGWVCFSAQDWWYHNRAHSDFQLMRSMAAHRRVLVVNSIGMRMPTRGNSTHVARRILRKLRSVAKFVRRPMPDFYVMSPLPLPFYGSPFLREVNAVLVRAQVRLVALALGLRTPVIMVTIPTAWDVVAPMRRRSLVFNRSDRHSDFPEADRASIEALENQLLANADHVVYVSHALMEEELPRTGSRAHFLDHGVDVDHFTARPEAEWPDDVRALPGPRIGFFGALDDFVVDFDLLERVAVELPQASLVLIGDATHPMERFDKHPNVHWLGFRPYSAIPAYGSAFDVAIMPWQDNDWIKRSNPIKLKEYLALGLPVVSTDFAELAGYTDRVRAARSHAEFVDALRATLAAGPLLPPRTLRASVEPHSWQARTRTLLALTTP; this comes from the coding sequence GTGCCGCTTGCCGTCGTCGTCGTGACCTACCACAGCGCGGAGGTCGTCGAAGACTGCCTGGAGTCCGTCGCCGTCGCGTTGCGGTCCATCCCGGACAGCCGGGTCGTGGTGGTGGACAACGCCTCCACCGACGACACCCTGGCGATCGTGGCGCGGGTCGCGCCGCACGCCCAGGTCGTCGCCCGCGCGTCCAACGACGGCTTCGCGGCGGGCGTCAACGCCGGGTTCGCCGCCGCGCCGGACTGCGACGTGCTGGTGCTCAACCCGGACGTGCGGCTGCACCGCGACGCCGTCACGCTGCTGCGCGCCGCGCTCGCGCTGCCCGGCACCGGCATCGCGGTGCCCCGGCTGGCCGGTCCGGACGGCGCGCCGCAGCTGTCGTTGCGCCGCGCGCCGAACCCGGTGCGCGCGCTCGGCGAGGCGATCCTCGGCGGCACGCGGGCCGGCCGTTCCGAGGCGCTCGGCGAGCTGGTGGTCGACCCCCTCCGGTACGAGACGGCCGGCGTCGCGGACTGGGCGACCGGCGCGGCGTGGCTGATCTCCCGCGAGGCCCGCGAGGCGATCGGTGTGCTGGAGGAGCGGTACTTCCTGTACTCGGAGGAGACCGAGTACATGTTGCGCGCGGGCAAGCGCGGTTACGCCATCCGCTACGAACCGCGGGCGCGTGCCGTGCACCTGGGCGGCGAGCAGTCGACGTCGCCGGTGCTGTGGTCGATGGCCACCACGAACCGGGTCCGGATGGTCCGCGAGCGCCACGGCAGGCCCGCCGCGTTCGCGATGTGGTGGGCCGTGCTGCTGAACGAGCTGCTGCGGGCGCCGCGCGGCGCCAAGCACCGCACGGCCGTGCGGGACCTGCTGCGCTGGCGGCGGTGGCCGGTCCGACCGGGCGCGGGCGGCTCCGAGCCCGGCTGGGTGTGCTTCTCCGCGCAGGACTGGTGGTACCACAACCGGGCGCACTCGGACTTCCAGCTGATGCGGTCGATGGCCGCGCACCGCCGGGTGCTCGTGGTCAACAGCATCGGCATGCGGATGCCGACCCGCGGCAACAGCACGCACGTGGCCCGGCGCATCCTGCGCAAGCTGCGCAGCGTGGCCAAGTTCGTGCGCCGGCCGATGCCGGACTTCTACGTGATGTCCCCGCTGCCGCTGCCGTTCTACGGCTCGCCGTTCCTGCGCGAGGTCAACGCCGTCCTGGTCCGCGCCCAGGTGCGGCTGGTCGCCCTCGCGCTGGGCCTGCGCACGCCGGTGATCATGGTGACGATCCCGACCGCCTGGGACGTGGTCGCCCCGATGCGCCGGCGCAGCCTGGTGTTCAACCGCTCGGACCGGCACTCGGACTTCCCCGAGGCCGACCGCGCGTCGATCGAGGCGCTGGAGAACCAGCTCCTGGCCAACGCCGACCACGTCGTCTACGTCAGCCACGCGCTGATGGAGGAGGAGCTGCCGCGCACCGGCTCCCGCGCCCACTTCCTCGACCACGGCGTGGACGTCGACCACTTCACCGCGCGGCCGGAGGCCGAGTGGCCGGACGACGTCCGCGCGCTCCCCGGCCCGCGCATCGGCTTCTTCGGCGCGCTGGACGACTTCGTGGTCGACTTCGACCTGCTGGAACGCGTCGCCGTCGAGCTGCCGCAGGCGTCCCTGGTGCTGATCGGCGACGCCACCCACCCGATGGAGCGCTTCGACAAGCACCCCAACGTGCACTGGCTGGGCTTCCGGCCCTACTCCGCCATCCCGGCCTACGGCTCGGCGTTCGACGTGGCGATCATGCCGTGGCAGGACAACGACTGGATCAAGCGGTCCAACCCGATCAAGCTGAAGGAGTACCTGGCGCTGGGCCTCCCGGTGGTCAGCACCGACTTCGCCGAGCTGGCGGGCTACACCGACCGGGTCCGCGCCGCCCGCTCGCACGCCGAGTTCGTCGACGCCCTCCGCGCCACCCTGGCCGCCGGCCCCCTCCTGCCCCCGCGCACCCTCCGCGCCTCCGTCGAACCCCACTCCTGGCAGGCCCGCACCCGCACCCTGCTGGCCCTGACCACCCCGTGA
- a CDS encoding WecB/TagA/CpsF family glycosyltransferase translates to MPDIAQPRVRVGAVDVWSVRESGVADHVAEAWRRAEGGSIVTANVDIVRAATRRPELAALIAESELVVADGMPVVWAGRLAGVPVPERVTGSSLVFTLAGTAAREGRSLYLLGGEPGVPEKAAEALCARYPGLRVVGTDSPPFGFETSADTTAETVAKVVGAAPDLVFVGLGFPKQERLIRLLRADLPASWFLGCGAGIPMAAGEFKRASGVVQKLGAEWLHRLALEPRRLAKRYLRDDLPFAFRLLGGALRTRFRRPTPAGHQPADAVGAQTTADRVGTRTGE, encoded by the coding sequence ATGCCGGACATAGCGCAGCCCCGCGTCCGCGTGGGCGCCGTCGACGTGTGGTCCGTCCGAGAGTCCGGTGTCGCCGATCACGTGGCCGAGGCCTGGCGACGGGCCGAGGGCGGCTCGATCGTCACGGCCAACGTGGACATCGTGCGCGCCGCGACCCGCCGTCCCGAACTCGCGGCGCTGATCGCCGAGTCGGAGCTCGTCGTCGCCGACGGGATGCCGGTCGTGTGGGCGGGCAGGCTCGCGGGCGTCCCGGTGCCCGAGCGGGTGACCGGGTCGTCCCTGGTGTTCACCCTCGCCGGAACCGCCGCCCGCGAAGGCCGTTCCCTGTACCTGCTGGGCGGTGAGCCGGGCGTGCCGGAGAAGGCCGCCGAGGCGCTGTGCGCCCGCTACCCGGGGCTGCGCGTCGTGGGCACGGACTCGCCGCCGTTCGGGTTCGAGACCTCCGCCGACACCACCGCCGAGACCGTGGCGAAGGTGGTGGGGGCCGCACCGGACCTCGTGTTCGTGGGCCTCGGCTTCCCCAAGCAGGAACGCCTGATCCGGCTGCTGCGCGCGGACCTGCCGGCGTCGTGGTTCCTCGGCTGCGGCGCGGGCATCCCGATGGCCGCGGGCGAGTTCAAGCGCGCCTCGGGTGTGGTGCAGAAGCTGGGCGCGGAGTGGCTGCACCGCCTCGCGCTCGAACCGCGCCGCCTGGCCAAGCGCTACCTGCGCGACGACCTGCCGTTCGCGTTCCGCCTGCTCGGGGGCGCGCTGCGCACCCGGTTCCGCCGCCCGACCCCCGCCGGCCACCAGCCCGCGGACGCGGTCGGCGCCCAGACGACCGCCGACCGCGTCGGCACCCGGACCGGGGAGTAG
- a CDS encoding MFS transporter, producing MYVASVRPSERVKGRVPGTVVALGAVSLLTDVSAEMVTAFMPVYLLFTLNMGYAQFGVLDGLYTGATAVLRLVGGHLSDRTHRHKAVAAVGYGLSAVTKLIFPLVGASAFGIGATMAADRAGKGLRTAPRDALISLATPPDRLGAAFGLHRGMDTVGALLGPLMTFLLMYWVGTVAGPVFVVSACFAVVGLIVLVAFVRENPRPATAGPRPSVRAGVALLRERGYRRLAVGSAVLGLATLSDAFVFILVQKATGAPLHLLPLLPLGTALVFLVAAAPVGRLADRIGRWPVFLGGHVLLLGVYVLLLAAGTGYVGVGVALSLHGLFYAATDGVLSARVSAVVPESLRASGLAVVQTGQAVARLVSSVGFGFLLQFAAFGTAVYAAIGSLLVAVVVAWRLNAERRAG from the coding sequence ATGTACGTTGCGTCCGTCCGGCCCAGCGAGCGGGTCAAGGGCAGGGTCCCCGGCACCGTGGTCGCGTTGGGCGCGGTGAGCCTGCTGACCGACGTCTCGGCCGAGATGGTCACCGCGTTCATGCCGGTCTACCTGCTGTTCACGCTCAACATGGGCTATGCGCAGTTCGGCGTGCTGGACGGTCTGTACACCGGCGCGACGGCGGTGCTGAGGCTCGTCGGCGGCCACCTCTCGGACCGCACGCACCGGCACAAGGCCGTCGCCGCGGTCGGTTACGGGCTGTCGGCGGTGACGAAGCTCATCTTCCCGCTCGTGGGCGCGTCGGCGTTCGGGATCGGCGCGACCATGGCGGCGGACCGCGCGGGCAAGGGCCTGCGCACCGCGCCGCGCGACGCGCTGATCTCCCTGGCCACGCCGCCGGACCGGTTGGGCGCGGCGTTCGGGTTGCACCGCGGCATGGACACGGTGGGCGCGCTGCTCGGGCCGCTGATGACGTTCCTGCTGATGTACTGGGTCGGCACGGTGGCGGGTCCGGTGTTCGTGGTCAGCGCGTGCTTCGCCGTGGTCGGGCTGATCGTGCTGGTGGCGTTCGTGCGGGAGAACCCGCGCCCCGCGACGGCCGGCCCGCGCCCGTCGGTGCGGGCGGGGGTGGCGTTGCTGCGGGAGCGGGGCTACCGGCGGCTGGCGGTCGGGTCGGCGGTGCTGGGTCTGGCCACGCTGTCGGACGCGTTCGTGTTCATCCTGGTGCAGAAGGCCACCGGTGCGCCGCTGCACCTGTTGCCGCTGCTGCCGTTGGGCACGGCGTTGGTGTTCCTGGTGGCCGCCGCGCCGGTGGGGCGGCTGGCGGACCGGATCGGGCGGTGGCCGGTGTTCCTGGGCGGGCACGTGCTGCTGCTGGGCGTGTACGTGCTGCTGCTCGCCGCCGGTACCGGCTACGTCGGGGTCGGTGTGGCCTTGTCGCTGCACGGGCTCTTCTACGCCGCGACGGACGGCGTCCTGTCCGCCCGGGTGAGCGCCGTCGTGCCGGAGTCGTTGCGCGCGTCGGGCTTGGCGGTGGTCCAGACGGGACAGGCGGTGGCGCGCCTGGTGTCGTCCGTGGGTTTCGGCTTCCTGCTCCAGTTCGCCGCCTTCGGCACCGCCGTTTACGCGGCCATCGGCTCGCTCCTCGTCGCCGTGGTGGTGGCGTGGCGGCTCAACGCGGAACGCCGGGCCGGGTGA
- a CDS encoding cytochrome D1 domain-containing protein, whose product MLLRKIRKTPAVCGAVALGAALLLAPPGTAAADTVRVLGYVANNGGGVSVLDTATNAVTTTLIDSTGDSPYGVGVAFDGTRAYVTNVRDDTLTVIDTPTNTVGASVPVGDGPAGVVVSPSGGHVYVSNYLAGTVSVVDAATLATTETIPVGPNADGIAITPNGKRLYVAHDVAGPGTVSVVDTATNTEIAEIPTGHTPTAVAVTPDGAKLVVVNKLSNNVSVVDTASNAVIGTIPVSFIPHGVAISPDGTRAYVTNSEGHSLSVVDIGALAPVAQIPVGSRPISVSLTPDGARAYVTNFVSGTVSIVDTATLSVVASVPVGVDPVGIAIHAVPPAATKLTAGHGQLQLRLLGFTARGLDATLTESHTGKPVAGKQITFRTVKGHPLCTATTNAYGKARCDANVPLLVGLATLLQGYTASHAGDLTHGRSAAHGSIALTLL is encoded by the coding sequence GTGCTGCTCAGGAAGATCCGCAAGACGCCGGCGGTGTGCGGCGCGGTCGCGTTGGGCGCGGCGTTGCTGCTCGCGCCACCCGGGACGGCCGCCGCGGACACCGTGCGGGTGCTCGGCTACGTCGCCAACAACGGCGGCGGGGTGTCGGTGCTGGACACCGCCACGAACGCGGTCACCACCACGCTCATCGACTCCACGGGCGACTCGCCCTACGGCGTCGGTGTCGCGTTCGACGGCACGCGCGCCTACGTGACGAACGTCCGCGACGACACGCTCACGGTCATCGACACGCCGACCAACACCGTGGGCGCGTCCGTGCCGGTCGGCGACGGACCCGCCGGCGTCGTGGTGTCGCCGTCCGGTGGGCACGTGTACGTGTCGAACTACCTGGCGGGCACGGTGTCCGTCGTGGACGCGGCCACGCTGGCCACCACCGAGACGATCCCGGTCGGCCCGAACGCCGACGGCATCGCGATCACGCCGAACGGCAAGCGGCTCTACGTCGCCCACGACGTCGCCGGGCCGGGCACGGTCTCCGTGGTGGACACCGCGACGAACACCGAGATCGCCGAGATCCCGACCGGCCACACCCCGACCGCCGTGGCGGTGACCCCCGACGGCGCGAAGCTGGTCGTGGTCAACAAGCTGTCCAACAACGTGTCCGTGGTCGACACCGCGTCCAACGCGGTGATCGGCACGATCCCGGTCAGCTTCATCCCGCACGGCGTGGCGATCTCCCCGGACGGCACGCGCGCCTACGTGACCAACAGCGAGGGGCACAGCCTGTCGGTGGTCGACATCGGCGCGCTCGCGCCGGTCGCCCAGATCCCGGTGGGCAGCAGGCCGATCAGCGTCTCCCTCACCCCCGACGGCGCCAGGGCCTACGTGACGAACTTCGTCAGCGGCACGGTGTCGATCGTCGACACCGCCACCTTGTCCGTCGTCGCCTCCGTCCCCGTCGGCGTCGACCCGGTGGGCATCGCGATCCACGCCGTCCCGCCGGCCGCGACCAAGCTGACCGCCGGTCACGGCCAACTGCAACTGCGCCTGCTCGGCTTCACCGCGCGCGGCCTGGACGCCACCCTCACCGAGTCCCACACCGGCAAACCCGTCGCGGGCAAGCAGATCACGTTCCGGACGGTCAAGGGCCACCCGCTCTGCACCGCCACCACGAACGCCTACGGCAAGGCGCGGTGCGACGCCAACGTCCCCCTGCTGGTGGGCCTGGCCACCCTGCTCCAGGGCTACACGGCGAGCCACGCGGGGGACCTGACCCACGGCCGGTCCGCCGCCCACGGCTCGATCGCCCTCACCCTGCTCTGA
- a CDS encoding glycosyltransferase, protein MLTRFNLPSVGAESVVRAREGWLTERVGLFERYCLPSVAAQTSSDFRWLIYFDPESPRWLKDRIEAHGDAYTPVFRTQVSRDELIEDISALFPVKGDELITTNLDNDDGLAADFVARLQAERPTGRRTALYLANGLVKSPTGLFAHHDRDNAFASMRESWDAPVTCWADWHNRLHRHAEVVSLGGPPGWLQVVHGGNVSNRTRGRLVAPAPYRPLFGDALDDVPEPAGGVLARDRFVGHPLRSARDGARYLAKTTALRLLGPGGFEKAKQALAARTPR, encoded by the coding sequence GTGCTGACGCGTTTCAACCTGCCGTCCGTCGGCGCGGAGAGCGTCGTGCGGGCGCGCGAGGGGTGGTTGACCGAACGCGTCGGGTTGTTCGAGCGGTACTGCCTGCCCTCGGTGGCGGCGCAGACGTCCTCGGACTTCCGGTGGCTCATCTACTTCGACCCGGAGAGCCCGCGGTGGCTCAAGGACCGCATCGAGGCGCACGGCGACGCCTACACGCCGGTGTTCCGCACGCAGGTCAGCCGCGACGAGCTGATCGAGGACATCTCGGCGCTCTTCCCGGTCAAGGGCGACGAGCTGATCACCACCAACCTCGACAACGACGACGGGCTCGCCGCGGACTTCGTCGCCCGGCTCCAAGCCGAGCGCCCCACCGGCCGCCGCACCGCCCTCTACCTGGCGAACGGGCTGGTCAAGAGCCCGACCGGGCTGTTCGCGCACCACGACCGCGACAACGCGTTCGCGTCGATGCGGGAGAGCTGGGACGCGCCGGTGACGTGCTGGGCCGACTGGCACAACCGGCTGCACCGGCACGCCGAGGTGGTGTCCCTGGGCGGACCGCCCGGCTGGCTCCAGGTCGTGCACGGCGGGAACGTGAGCAATCGCACGCGGGGCAGGCTGGTCGCGCCCGCACCGTACCGGCCGCTGTTCGGCGACGCGCTGGACGACGTGCCGGAGCCCGCCGGCGGCGTGCTGGCCCGCGACCGGTTCGTCGGCCACCCGCTGCGGTCGGCGCGCGACGGGGCCAGGTACCTGGCCAAGACCACGGCGCTGCGGCTGCTCGGCCCGGGTGGCTTCGAGAAGGCGAAGCAGGCGCTGGCCGCGCGGACGCCGAGGTGA
- a CDS encoding glycosyltransferase family 2 protein, translating into MTEPPARPTVDVVIPCYNYARFLRACVTSVLDQPGVDVRVLIIDDTSSDETPEVVAELTRDPRVEGRRHEVNQGHIATYNEGLLEWAKADYTVLLSADDLLAPGALARAAEVFEAHPNVGMVYGRVVNYTDHAELPSVVAAPAGRTVWSGVDWIEARCRTGQNVLSSPEAVVRTSVQQEVGGYRPDLPHAGDLEMWLRIAAVSDIGYVRGEPAAYYRVHQQSMMRTRFSSLFTDLEQRQAVFERFFAEHPGLPARLRSLADRSIAKDALWRAVRAYDRDKLDEVPVDELEAFARRVHPDVARLPEYRALRRRRLLGPKVCSRTQLFVGSHLVKRGAGVVGGQVRKWRGQ; encoded by the coding sequence GTGACAGAGCCCCCGGCACGGCCAACGGTCGACGTCGTCATCCCGTGCTACAACTACGCCCGGTTCCTGCGTGCCTGCGTGACGAGCGTGCTCGACCAACCCGGTGTCGACGTGCGCGTGCTGATCATCGACGACACGTCGAGCGACGAGACGCCCGAGGTCGTGGCCGAGCTGACGCGGGACCCCCGGGTCGAGGGCCGCAGGCACGAGGTCAACCAGGGGCACATCGCGACCTACAACGAGGGCCTGCTGGAGTGGGCCAAGGCCGACTACACCGTGCTGCTGTCCGCCGACGACCTGCTGGCGCCGGGCGCGCTGGCCCGTGCCGCCGAGGTCTTCGAGGCGCACCCGAACGTCGGCATGGTGTACGGACGTGTCGTGAATTACACCGACCACGCGGAGCTGCCGTCCGTGGTCGCCGCCCCGGCCGGCCGCACGGTCTGGTCCGGCGTGGACTGGATCGAGGCGCGCTGCCGCACCGGGCAGAACGTGCTGTCCTCCCCCGAGGCCGTGGTGCGCACGTCCGTGCAGCAGGAGGTCGGCGGCTACCGGCCGGACCTGCCGCACGCGGGCGACCTGGAGATGTGGCTGCGCATCGCCGCGGTGTCCGACATCGGCTACGTGCGCGGCGAGCCCGCCGCGTACTACCGGGTGCACCAGCAGAGCATGATGCGCACCCGGTTCTCCTCCCTGTTCACCGACCTGGAGCAGCGGCAGGCGGTGTTCGAGCGGTTCTTCGCCGAGCACCCCGGGCTGCCGGCGCGGCTGCGGTCGCTGGCCGACCGGTCCATCGCCAAGGACGCGTTGTGGCGGGCCGTGCGCGCCTACGACCGCGACAAGCTGGACGAGGTGCCGGTGGACGAGCTGGAGGCGTTCGCCCGGCGGGTCCACCCCGACGTCGCGCGCCTGCCCGAGTACCGGGCGCTGCGGCGGCGGCGGCTGTTGGGGCCGAAGGTGTGCAGCCGCACGCAGCTGTTCGTCGGCAGCCACCTGGTCAAGCGCGGCGCGGGCGTCGTGGGCGGGCAGGTCCGGAAGTGGCGCGGCCAGTGA